Proteins found in one Synechococcus sp. LA31 genomic segment:
- a CDS encoding DedA family protein: protein MGLAELVQQLPQLIGAAVEANPWMGYGAIFAAMFLENLFPPIPSELIMPLGGFYVHQGQLALIPVVIAGLLGTVLGALPWYGIGRLINEERIEQWLERHGRWIGISAQEFHRSRTWFNRYGTALVFWGRLVPGIRTLISVPAGIELMPLTPFLIWTTAGSLIWTLLLTLAGMALGEGYTNVELWIDPVAKVIKVLLVIAVASAAIWLGLRIWNKRNTSH, encoded by the coding sequence ATGGGACTCGCTGAGTTGGTGCAGCAGCTGCCGCAATTGATCGGTGCGGCGGTGGAAGCCAATCCCTGGATGGGCTACGGCGCCATCTTTGCGGCGATGTTCCTCGAGAACCTGTTCCCGCCGATCCCCTCAGAGCTGATCATGCCTCTGGGGGGTTTTTATGTGCACCAGGGGCAGTTGGCGCTGATCCCAGTGGTGATCGCCGGTTTGCTGGGCACGGTGCTCGGAGCCCTGCCCTGGTACGGCATCGGCCGCTTGATCAACGAGGAGCGGATCGAGCAGTGGCTGGAGCGCCATGGCCGCTGGATCGGCATCAGCGCGCAGGAATTTCATCGCAGCCGCACCTGGTTCAACCGCTACGGCACGGCCCTGGTGTTCTGGGGCCGCCTCGTGCCGGGCATTCGCACCCTGATCTCGGTGCCCGCCGGCATCGAACTGATGCCGCTCACTCCCTTCCTGATCTGGACTACTGCCGGCAGCTTGATCTGGACCCTGCTGCTCACCCTGGCCGGCATGGCCCTCGGTGAGGGCTACACCAACGTTGAACTCTGGATCGACCCCGTCGCCAAGGTGATCAAGGTTCTCCTGGTGATCGCCGTCGCCTCCGCCGCCATCTGGCTTGGCCTGCGCATCTGGAACAAGCGCAACACCAGCCACTAA
- the ahcY gene encoding adenosylhomocysteinase — MVATPTAPVLQSTSTYVIADLGLADFGRKEMAIAETEMPGLMALREKFGAEQPLKGARIAGSLHMTIQTAVLIETLVALGAEVRWASCNIFSTQDHAAAAIAAAGIPVFAYKGETLDEYWAFTHRILEWGDGGSPNMILDDGGDATGLVMLGTKAESDLSVLDNPSNEEETALFNSIRQKLAAQPGFYSRIKAQIQGVTEETTTGVARLYQLQKSGELPFPAINVNDSVTKSKFDNLYGCRESLVDSIKRATDVMVAGKVALVLGYGDVGKGSAQSLRGLGATVMIAEVDPICALQAAMEGYRVVRLEDVVRDVDIFVTATGNFQVIRHEHLIQMKDQAIVCNIGHFDNEIDVASLKQYSWDNIKPQVDHIVLPSGNKIILLAEGRLVNLGCATGHPSFVMSNSFTNQVLAQIELFTKGDQYAKEVYVLPKHLDEMVARLHLEKIGAKLTELTAEQAAYINVPVEGPYKLDHYRY; from the coding sequence ATGGTGGCAACCCCCACTGCGCCTGTGCTGCAGAGCACCAGCACCTACGTGATCGCCGATCTCGGCCTGGCCGACTTCGGCCGCAAGGAGATGGCGATCGCTGAAACCGAGATGCCTGGCCTGATGGCCCTGCGCGAGAAGTTCGGCGCTGAACAGCCCCTCAAGGGTGCTCGCATCGCGGGTTCCCTGCACATGACGATTCAGACCGCCGTTCTGATCGAAACCCTGGTGGCCCTCGGCGCTGAAGTGCGCTGGGCCAGCTGCAACATCTTCTCCACCCAGGATCACGCTGCTGCGGCCATTGCTGCCGCCGGCATTCCCGTGTTCGCCTACAAGGGCGAAACTCTCGATGAGTACTGGGCCTTCACCCACCGCATTCTCGAGTGGGGCGATGGTGGCAGCCCAAACATGATCCTCGACGACGGCGGCGATGCCACCGGCCTGGTGATGTTGGGCACCAAGGCCGAGAGCGATCTCTCGGTGCTCGATAACCCCTCCAATGAAGAGGAAACCGCGCTCTTCAACAGCATCCGCCAGAAGCTGGCGGCGCAGCCTGGCTTCTACTCCCGTATCAAGGCCCAGATCCAGGGCGTCACGGAAGAAACCACCACCGGCGTGGCCCGTCTGTATCAGCTGCAGAAGAGCGGTGAGCTGCCCTTCCCGGCGATCAACGTCAACGATTCGGTCACGAAGAGCAAGTTCGACAACCTCTACGGCTGCCGCGAATCGCTGGTCGACAGCATCAAGCGCGCCACCGATGTGATGGTGGCCGGCAAGGTTGCCCTGGTGCTTGGCTACGGCGATGTGGGCAAGGGTTCGGCCCAGTCGCTGCGCGGCCTCGGCGCCACGGTGATGATCGCTGAGGTCGACCCGATCTGCGCCCTGCAGGCGGCGATGGAGGGCTACCGCGTGGTGCGTCTGGAAGACGTTGTGCGCGATGTGGACATCTTCGTGACCGCCACCGGCAACTTCCAGGTGATCCGCCATGAGCACCTGATCCAAATGAAGGATCAGGCGATCGTGTGCAACATCGGCCACTTCGACAATGAGATCGATGTGGCGTCGCTGAAGCAGTACAGCTGGGACAACATCAAGCCCCAGGTGGATCACATCGTGCTGCCCTCGGGCAACAAGATCATCCTGCTGGCTGAAGGCCGTCTGGTGAATCTGGGCTGTGCCACCGGCCACCCCAGCTTCGTGATGAGCAACTCCTTCACCAACCAGGTGCTGGCGCAGATCGAGCTGTTCACCAAAGGTGATCAGTACGCCAAAGAGGTGTACGTGCTGCCCAAGCACCTCGATGAGATGGTGGCTCGCCTCCACCTCGAGAAGATCGGCGCCAAACTCACCGAGCTCACCGCCGAGCAGGCTGCCTACATCAACGTTCCCGTGGAAGGCCCCTACAAGCTCGACCACTACCGCTACTGA
- the tsaE gene encoding tRNA (adenosine(37)-N6)-threonylcarbamoyltransferase complex ATPase subunit type 1 TsaE, whose amino-acid sequence MESRNVLLADAAATQALGRELAQQWLSLPPGPRPILLLQGDLGAGKTCLTQGLAAGLGIDEPITSPTFALAQHYTGSAAALVHLDLYRLEHPAAADELFAQEEEEALALQALMAVEWAERLSFVPSGAWQIALELLQPDKPEAGRRAWLG is encoded by the coding sequence ATGGAATCGCGCAACGTGCTGCTGGCTGATGCCGCCGCCACCCAGGCCCTGGGCAGGGAGCTGGCGCAGCAATGGCTGTCTCTACCGCCCGGCCCGCGGCCAATCCTGCTGCTGCAGGGAGATCTCGGGGCGGGCAAAACCTGTTTAACGCAAGGCCTCGCCGCCGGACTGGGCATCGATGAGCCGATCACCAGCCCCACCTTCGCCCTCGCCCAGCACTACACAGGCAGCGCAGCGGCGCTGGTGCATCTCGATCTCTACCGGCTTGAGCACCCTGCCGCCGCCGATGAACTGTTTGCCCAGGAGGAGGAAGAGGCCCTGGCCCTCCAAGCCCTGATGGCGGTGGAGTGGGCCGAGCGGCTCAGCTTCGTGCCGAGCGGTGCCTGGCAGATTGCCCTTGAGCTGCTGCAGCCGGATAAACCGGAGGCGGGCCGGCGGGCTTGGCTTGGCTGA
- a CDS encoding carbohydrate kinase: MAAAPQVICLGEALVDRLGPLGGDPTTAPPDQCDDRLGGAPANVACALARLGTPAAFVGRLGCDPIGDAFSRLLAERGVHLSGLQRDASRPTRIVLVRRDATGDRSFGGFAGDRGERFADQALDATAVDAALQPLLAEARWLQVGTIPLASPASASALEAAVRLVAAAEVPIALDVNWRPTFWDPAAAAAAGPPDAAVALMRPLLQRAALIKLAAEEAQWLFGSSDPAVIRASLPQQPAVVVTDGGAQVAWCFGASSGVMPAYSVPVVDSTGAGDAFLAGLLHQLCSHPQLLEAGSAEAVRFASACGALVCGGAGAIDPQPTDAQVEAFLAASV, translated from the coding sequence ATGGCTGCTGCGCCGCAGGTGATCTGTCTTGGGGAAGCCCTGGTGGATCGGCTTGGACCCCTCGGCGGTGACCCCACCACAGCTCCCCCTGATCAGTGCGATGACCGCCTGGGTGGCGCCCCCGCCAACGTGGCCTGCGCCCTGGCCCGGCTTGGCACGCCAGCAGCTTTTGTGGGCCGCCTTGGCTGCGATCCCATCGGTGATGCCTTCAGCCGGCTGCTGGCCGAGCGCGGCGTTCACCTCAGCGGGCTCCAGCGCGACGCCAGCCGGCCAACCCGCATCGTGCTGGTGCGCCGCGATGCCACCGGCGACCGCAGCTTCGGCGGTTTTGCCGGTGATCGCGGCGAAAGATTTGCCGATCAGGCCCTCGATGCCACCGCAGTCGACGCTGCTCTGCAGCCCCTTCTGGCGGAGGCCCGTTGGCTGCAGGTGGGAACCATCCCCCTCGCCTCGCCGGCATCGGCATCAGCGCTTGAGGCGGCTGTGCGGCTGGTGGCTGCTGCGGAGGTGCCGATAGCCCTGGATGTGAACTGGCGGCCCACCTTCTGGGACCCTGCTGCGGCCGCTGCCGCTGGCCCGCCGGATGCAGCGGTGGCGCTGATGCGTCCCCTGCTGCAGCGGGCTGCCCTGATCAAGCTGGCGGCGGAAGAGGCCCAGTGGCTGTTTGGCAGCAGCGATCCGGCTGTGATCCGGGCGTCACTGCCGCAGCAACCGGCGGTGGTGGTTACCGATGGTGGCGCGCAGGTGGCTTGGTGTTTTGGAGCCAGCAGCGGCGTGATGCCCGCCTACTCCGTGCCCGTGGTGGACAGCACCGGCGCCGGCGATGCCTTCCTGGCTGGTTTGCTGCATCAGCTCTGCTCTCACCCGCAGTTGCTGGAGGCGGGTAGCGCCGAAGCCGTGCGTTTTGCCAGCGCTTGCGGCGCCCTGGTGTGCGGCGGGGCGGGCGCGATTGACCCCCAACCCACCGATGCGCAGGTGGAGGCGTTTTTGGCTGCGAGCGTCTGA
- the mutY gene encoding A/G-specific adenine glycosylase yields MARLLLADLSKLSARAPELRQLLLRWWQTHGRHSIPWKLLSDHRRPEPREQLDPYPIWVAEVMLQQTQLQVVLPYWLRWMEAFPKLAALAAAEEHDVLLLWQGLGYYARARRLLAGARQMQTQIEAAWPQDQASWLALPGIGRSTAGSILSSAFNQPFAILDGNVKRVLARLMACERPPARELKLFWALSEALLDPERPRDFNQALMDLGATVCTPRHPRCEQCPWQVHCAAYAAGDPAAYPVTDAPRELPFQVIGVGVVRNDAGQVLIDQRLNEGLLGGLWEFPGGKQEPGEPIEATITRELQEELAIEAQVGEELITLEHAYSHKRLRFVVHLCRWISGEPQPLASQQVRWVEPTELGDYPFPAANARIIAALLERLQAESSAAAA; encoded by the coding sequence GTGGCGAGGTTGCTGCTGGCAGACCTGAGCAAACTCAGCGCTCGCGCCCCCGAGCTGCGCCAACTGCTACTGCGTTGGTGGCAGACCCATGGCCGCCATTCCATTCCCTGGAAGCTGCTCTCAGATCACCGCCGGCCGGAGCCCCGGGAGCAGCTCGATCCCTACCCCATCTGGGTGGCCGAGGTGATGCTCCAGCAAACCCAGTTGCAGGTGGTGCTCCCTTACTGGCTGCGCTGGATGGAGGCTTTTCCCAAGCTGGCGGCGTTGGCCGCTGCTGAAGAGCACGACGTTCTTCTGCTCTGGCAGGGCCTGGGCTACTACGCACGCGCCCGGCGTTTGTTGGCCGGTGCTCGGCAGATGCAAACGCAGATCGAAGCAGCTTGGCCCCAGGATCAAGCGAGCTGGCTGGCATTGCCGGGAATCGGCCGGAGCACCGCCGGCAGCATCCTGTCTTCAGCCTTCAATCAGCCCTTCGCCATCCTCGATGGCAACGTGAAACGGGTGCTGGCACGGCTGATGGCTTGCGAGCGGCCTCCGGCACGGGAGCTCAAGCTCTTCTGGGCCCTCAGTGAAGCGTTGCTGGATCCTGAACGCCCGCGCGATTTCAACCAGGCCCTCATGGACCTGGGGGCGACTGTTTGTACCCCGCGCCATCCCCGCTGCGAGCAGTGCCCTTGGCAGGTCCACTGCGCTGCCTACGCTGCCGGCGACCCCGCTGCCTATCCCGTGACGGATGCCCCCCGCGAGCTGCCTTTTCAGGTGATTGGTGTGGGGGTGGTGCGCAACGACGCCGGCCAGGTGCTGATCGATCAGCGCCTCAACGAGGGGCTGCTGGGCGGACTGTGGGAATTCCCCGGCGGTAAGCAGGAGCCCGGCGAGCCGATTGAAGCCACCATCACCCGTGAACTGCAGGAGGAGCTGGCGATTGAGGCCCAAGTGGGTGAGGAGCTGATCACCCTGGAGCACGCCTACAGCCACAAGCGCCTGCGCTTTGTGGTGCACCTCTGCCGCTGGATCAGCGGTGAGCCCCAGCCGCTGGCCAGCCAGCAGGTGCGCTGGGTGGAGCCCACTGAGCTTGGCGATTACCCCTTTCCTGCAGCAAATGCGCGGATCATTGCCGCCTTGCTCGAGCGTTTGCAAGCTGAAAGCAGTGCCGCTGCGGCCTGA
- a CDS encoding substrate-binding domain-containing protein — MRLLPASLHALIISGSILIGAGKGEAATPGLRFVVIPKVTHPWFEAVHGGAKAAAQMIQGQTNTPVVIDYRPPAKAEAELQAAMLQAAIRSKPTGITIDLLDATRLKPLLEQAEREGIPITVFDSEPPADLPITSIGANFCQQAQITAQRLANLLGGQGEVAIMRGVPTAPNHAIRAECHRKLFANYPGIKVVASPADNDNVETAQQLALATMQQHPQLKGWVVSDAGGGIGVGRAIQALGKQGSVQVVALDDLPELLNLIQGGVVDSTAASRPISQGYWSVLTLWQQSLGAPPIQRIDTGISVLGVTPESAGNPNRTQHPEG, encoded by the coding sequence ATGCGCCTGTTGCCTGCCAGCCTTCATGCCCTGATCATCAGCGGCTCCATCCTCATCGGTGCAGGGAAGGGTGAGGCAGCAACGCCGGGGCTGCGGTTTGTGGTGATTCCCAAAGTCACCCATCCCTGGTTTGAGGCCGTGCATGGTGGCGCCAAGGCGGCTGCCCAGATGATCCAGGGGCAAACCAACACCCCTGTGGTGATCGATTACCGGCCGCCGGCCAAAGCAGAGGCCGAGCTGCAGGCGGCCATGCTCCAAGCAGCCATCCGCTCGAAACCCACCGGGATCACGATCGACCTACTGGATGCAACCAGGCTCAAACCTCTGCTGGAGCAGGCCGAGCGCGAGGGCATCCCCATCACCGTGTTCGACTCAGAACCGCCAGCAGATCTCCCGATCACCAGCATCGGCGCCAACTTCTGCCAACAGGCCCAGATCACAGCGCAACGCCTGGCCAACTTGCTGGGCGGCCAGGGCGAGGTGGCGATCATGCGGGGCGTGCCGACGGCTCCCAACCACGCCATCCGGGCGGAGTGTCACCGCAAGCTGTTCGCGAACTATCCCGGCATCAAGGTGGTGGCCAGCCCTGCGGACAACGACAACGTTGAAACCGCCCAACAACTGGCCTTGGCAACGATGCAACAGCACCCGCAACTGAAGGGATGGGTGGTGAGCGACGCAGGCGGCGGGATCGGCGTGGGTCGCGCAATCCAGGCCCTAGGCAAACAAGGCAGTGTTCAGGTGGTGGCCCTCGATGACCTGCCTGAACTGCTGAACCTGATCCAAGGTGGTGTTGTGGATTCCACGGCAGCCAGCAGGCCCATCTCTCAGGGGTATTGGTCGGTGCTGACGCTCTGGCAGCAGAGCCTTGGAGCACCACCGATCCAACGGATCGATACGGGAATCTCTGTGCTCGGAGTGACACCGGAGAGTGCTGGCAATCCAAACCGCACGCAGCATCCTGAGGGCTGA
- a CDS encoding cation:dicarboxylate symporter family transporter, with amino-acid sequence MRRLLRMLLAPLRLFLRQSLAVQVLEGLVAGLVLGFWLPAAVVQSLRPVGDGFLRLFQMPVLPFLSLSLIAGVGRLELHQAGRLLSRSALVLLLLWGLALVAVLLLPLGFPAWQDASLFRPSLLEPPKPLNLLELFIPVNPFEAFATAQIPAVVLFSLCLGMALISVPAREGLIAGLDRLSAALLKISAVVAQFTPLGVFAILAGAASSLSPAEVPRLGIYLVLQGGLVLLLALVVLPLLISAITPISIRQLLRCFRTPLIIAFATANLFVVLPLLVERGKELIVQARAERQGVRCDQEQAMAAIRRDVELPVEVLTPLALVFPDMGRLLSLGFVPFAGWLSGNPLPPSGLPEFLITGLASTFLEGVMAMTFLLNRLGMPADLVQLYVAMDQLAVARLGTLLACMSVISLVLLSTWLSLESPRTCLRRLLRPGLALLSLPLFVGGARLSFDRLPTPGNPLRQQLESQRFARAKGAATLLDAAAPALPQAGRWAAIRQRGTIRYCTQLHDYPMAFVNQRRALVGADVELGLLFAEQMGLEARFLPVTNSQDPEYGVSSADRALMEQRCDMTIALRAPAPERGADLQFSDLQEVFGVSLLLHSERLRDQRSWQDLRQQEGLRLGLPTTSPFLLQWARQLLPRATLYPQQPLEALVQSLRRGEVDAVLLSAQKGSAWTVLEPDLSLLVPQPALSLPAARAFPQKGESLRHVWELWMQYARADGLRDQVFRHWVEGLAN; translated from the coding sequence ATGCGAAGGCTGTTGCGCATGCTGCTGGCACCCCTGCGCCTGTTCCTGCGGCAATCGCTGGCGGTGCAGGTGCTGGAGGGCCTGGTGGCGGGGCTGGTGCTGGGCTTCTGGCTGCCCGCCGCGGTGGTGCAGAGCCTGAGGCCTGTGGGCGACGGCTTTCTGCGGCTGTTTCAGATGCCGGTGCTGCCCTTTCTGAGCTTGTCGTTGATCGCCGGTGTGGGTCGGCTGGAACTCCACCAGGCGGGACGCCTGCTCAGCCGATCGGCACTGGTGCTGTTGTTGCTGTGGGGCCTGGCCCTGGTGGCGGTGCTGCTGCTGCCCCTGGGCTTCCCGGCCTGGCAGGACGCCAGCCTGTTCCGGCCCAGCCTGCTGGAGCCGCCCAAGCCGCTGAATCTGCTCGAGCTGTTCATCCCCGTGAACCCCTTCGAGGCCTTCGCCACCGCCCAGATCCCAGCGGTGGTGCTGTTCTCGCTCTGCCTGGGCATGGCACTGATCAGCGTGCCGGCCCGCGAGGGGTTGATCGCGGGGCTCGATCGGCTCAGCGCGGCTCTGCTGAAGATCTCGGCTGTGGTGGCGCAGTTCACGCCACTGGGGGTGTTTGCGATCCTGGCCGGAGCGGCCTCCTCCCTCTCGCCGGCGGAGGTGCCGAGGCTGGGGATCTACCTGGTGCTGCAGGGCGGTTTGGTGCTGCTCCTGGCGCTGGTGGTGCTGCCGCTGCTGATCAGCGCGATCACGCCGATCTCGATACGCCAGCTGCTGCGATGCTTCCGCACGCCACTGATCATTGCCTTCGCCACAGCCAATTTATTTGTGGTGCTGCCACTGCTGGTGGAGCGCGGCAAGGAACTGATCGTGCAGGCCCGCGCCGAACGCCAGGGCGTGCGCTGCGATCAGGAGCAGGCCATGGCAGCCATCCGGCGGGATGTGGAGCTGCCGGTGGAGGTGCTAACGCCGCTGGCCCTGGTTTTCCCGGACATGGGGCGGCTGCTATCGCTCGGCTTCGTGCCCTTCGCCGGCTGGCTGAGCGGCAACCCGCTGCCACCCTCAGGCCTACCTGAATTCCTGATCACCGGACTGGCCAGCACCTTCCTGGAAGGCGTAATGGCCATGACCTTCCTGCTCAACCGCCTGGGGATGCCGGCCGACCTGGTGCAGCTGTACGTGGCGATGGATCAACTGGCGGTGGCACGGCTGGGCACGCTGCTGGCCTGCATGAGCGTGATCAGCCTGGTGTTGCTGTCCACCTGGCTGAGCCTGGAATCGCCGCGCACCTGCCTGCGGCGCCTGCTCAGGCCCGGGCTGGCTCTACTCAGCCTGCCCCTGTTCGTGGGAGGGGCACGGCTGAGCTTTGATCGCCTGCCAACCCCTGGCAACCCCCTGCGGCAGCAGCTGGAATCCCAGCGCTTCGCCCGGGCCAAGGGCGCGGCCACCCTGCTGGATGCAGCGGCCCCAGCACTGCCCCAGGCCGGTCGCTGGGCCGCCATCCGCCAACGGGGAACCATCCGCTACTGCACCCAGCTTCACGACTACCCAATGGCGTTTGTGAACCAGCGCAGAGCGCTGGTGGGCGCTGATGTGGAGCTGGGTTTGCTGTTCGCAGAACAGATGGGCCTCGAGGCGCGATTTCTGCCGGTGACCAACAGCCAGGACCCGGAATACGGCGTCTCCAGCGCTGATCGAGCCCTGATGGAGCAGCGCTGCGACATGACCATCGCTCTGCGCGCCCCAGCTCCGGAGCGAGGCGCAGATCTGCAGTTCAGCGATCTGCAGGAGGTGTTCGGCGTATCGCTGCTGCTGCACAGCGAACGACTGCGCGATCAACGCAGCTGGCAGGACCTGCGGCAGCAGGAAGGCCTGCGCCTGGGCCTGCCCACCACGTCTCCCTTCCTGCTGCAGTGGGCCCGGCAGCTGTTGCCCAGAGCCACGCTGTATCCACAGCAGCCTCTCGAGGCCCTGGTTCAGAGCCTGCGGCGGGGTGAGGTGGATGCGGTGCTGCTCTCGGCCCAGAAGGGTTCAGCTTGGACGGTGCTGGAGCCGGATCTGAGCCTGCTGGTGCCCCAACCGGCCCTCAGCCTGCCGGCTGCACGCGCTTTCCCACAGAAGGGCGAAAGCCTGCGGCACGTGTGGGAACTGTGGATGCAGTACGCCCGGGCCGACGGCCTGCGGGATCAGGTGTTCCGCCACTGGGTGGAGGGGCTGGCCAACTGA
- a CDS encoding RpoD/SigA family RNA polymerase sigma factor: protein MVVAVDASGLSTDLVRSYLRDIGRVPLLSHEQEITLGRQVQELVALEELEQELEMRAGGAKPDHTQLAKAAQLTPQQLKKRLRSGQRAKERMVAANLRLVVSVAKKYTKRNMELLDLIQEGTIGLVRGVEKFDPTRGYKFSTYAYWWIRQGITRAIAEKSRTIRLPIHITETLNKLKKGQRELSQELGRTPTVTELAEFVELPEEEVKDLLCRARQPVSLETKVGDGDDTELLDLLAANGTQPEELVDGECLRSDMRDLLEQLPDLQCRVLKMRYGIPCADVPEPDEPMSLTGIGRILGMSRDRVRNLERDGLAGLRRLSENVQAYVAV from the coding sequence GTGGTCGTTGCTGTTGATGCCTCGGGGCTGAGCACCGATCTGGTGCGCTCCTACCTGCGCGATATCGGTCGCGTACCGCTGCTCTCCCATGAGCAGGAGATCACCCTTGGCCGCCAGGTGCAGGAGCTGGTGGCCTTAGAAGAGCTCGAGCAGGAGCTCGAGATGCGCGCCGGCGGCGCCAAGCCCGATCACACCCAGCTCGCCAAAGCTGCCCAGCTCACCCCCCAGCAGCTGAAGAAACGCCTGCGCAGCGGCCAGCGGGCCAAGGAGCGAATGGTGGCGGCCAACCTGCGCCTGGTGGTGAGCGTGGCGAAAAAATACACCAAGCGGAATATGGAACTCCTGGATTTGATCCAGGAGGGCACCATTGGATTGGTGCGGGGCGTGGAGAAGTTCGACCCCACCCGCGGCTACAAGTTCTCCACCTATGCCTACTGGTGGATCCGCCAGGGCATCACCCGTGCGATCGCGGAGAAGAGCCGCACGATCCGCCTGCCGATCCACATCACCGAAACGCTGAACAAGCTCAAGAAGGGCCAGCGTGAGCTGAGCCAGGAGCTGGGCCGCACCCCCACCGTCACCGAGCTGGCGGAATTTGTGGAGTTGCCGGAGGAGGAGGTGAAGGATCTGCTTTGCCGCGCCCGCCAACCGGTGAGCCTGGAAACCAAGGTGGGCGATGGCGACGACACCGAACTGCTCGATCTGCTGGCGGCCAATGGCACCCAGCCCGAGGAGCTGGTGGATGGCGAGTGCCTGCGCAGCGATATGCGCGATCTGCTCGAGCAGCTCCCAGACCTGCAGTGCCGCGTGCTCAAGATGCGCTATGGCATTCCCTGCGCTGATGTGCCCGAACCTGATGAACCGATGAGCCTTACCGGCATCGGCCGCATCCTCGGCATGAGTCGCGACCGCGTGCGCAACCTCGAGCGCGACGGCCTTGCCGGCCTGCGCCGCCTCAGCGAGAACGTGCAGGCTTACGTGGCGGTGTAG
- the mgtE gene encoding magnesium transporter, with translation MSEASAAAAGSAANGAALAELLTQQLKGLLEAGNYDGVKLLLQPVQEVDIAEAIGGLPRTLQALAFRLLPKNEAIEVYEYLEASVQQSLLERLRSSEVLELVEEMSPDDRVDLFDELPAKVVRRLLAELSPAERRVTAQLLGYEPETAGRLMTTEFIDLKEFHSVAQALAIVRRRARDTETIYALYVTDASRHLTGILSLRDLVVADPEERVGDVMTREVVSVGTDTDQEEVARVIQRYDFLAVPVVDREQRLVGIVTVDDVIDVIQQEATRDLYAAGAVQAGDEDDYFQSNLFSVARRRVVWLLVLLLANSGTAAVIASMDGVLKQVVVLAAFIPLLIGTGGNVGAQSSTVVIRGLSTQRIQSLGPVKAIGREAIAGALLGLLMMLVVVPWSGYVSGGNWLVATAAGISLVAITTLAATAGAALPLLFNRLGLDPALMSAPFIATATDVAGVFIYLQTASWLLSRSGG, from the coding sequence ATGAGCGAGGCGTCTGCAGCAGCCGCAGGTTCAGCTGCCAACGGGGCCGCTCTGGCTGAGCTGCTCACCCAGCAGCTCAAGGGCCTGCTGGAGGCCGGCAATTACGACGGCGTGAAGCTGCTCCTGCAGCCCGTGCAAGAAGTGGATATCGCCGAGGCGATCGGCGGGCTGCCCCGCACCCTGCAGGCCCTGGCCTTTCGCCTGCTGCCCAAAAACGAAGCGATTGAGGTTTACGAATATCTCGAGGCCAGCGTGCAGCAGTCGCTGCTGGAGCGGTTGCGCTCCAGTGAGGTGCTCGAGCTGGTGGAGGAGATGTCGCCCGATGACCGGGTGGATCTGTTTGATGAACTGCCGGCCAAGGTGGTGCGGCGCCTGTTGGCAGAGCTGAGCCCGGCGGAGCGGCGTGTGACCGCTCAGCTGCTCGGCTACGAGCCTGAAACCGCCGGCCGGTTGATGACCACCGAGTTCATCGACCTCAAGGAATTCCACAGCGTGGCCCAGGCGCTGGCGATCGTGCGCCGCCGCGCCCGCGACACCGAAACGATCTACGCCCTTTACGTCACCGACGCTTCGCGCCACCTCACCGGCATCCTTTCGCTGCGGGATCTGGTGGTGGCTGATCCGGAGGAGCGGGTGGGCGATGTGATGACCCGCGAGGTGGTGAGCGTGGGCACCGATACCGACCAAGAAGAAGTGGCCCGCGTGATCCAGCGCTACGACTTTCTGGCCGTGCCGGTGGTGGACCGCGAGCAGCGGCTGGTGGGGATCGTGACCGTGGACGACGTGATCGACGTGATCCAGCAGGAGGCCACCCGCGATCTCTACGCCGCTGGCGCCGTGCAGGCCGGCGATGAAGACGACTACTTCCAGAGCAATCTGTTCAGCGTGGCCCGCCGGCGGGTGGTGTGGCTGTTGGTGCTGCTCCTGGCCAACAGCGGCACCGCCGCGGTAATCGCCTCGATGGATGGGGTGCTCAAACAGGTGGTGGTGCTCGCGGCCTTCATTCCGCTGTTGATTGGCACCGGCGGCAACGTGGGTGCCCAGAGCTCCACGGTGGTGATCCGCGGCCTCAGCACCCAGCGCATCCAGAGCCTGGGGCCGGTGAAAGCAATCGGCCGTGAGGCCATTGCCGGGGCGTTGCTGGGGCTGTTGATGATGCTGGTGGTGGTGCCCTGGTCGGGCTATGTGAGCGGCGGCAACTGGCTGGTGGCCACCGCGGCTGGCATCAGCCTGGTGGCGATCACCACCCTGGCGGCCACCGCCGGTGCGGCACTGCCGCTGCTGTTTAACCGCCTGGGGCTGGATCCGGCCTTGATGTCGGCCCCGTTCATTGCCACCGCCACCGATGTGGCCGGCGTGTTCATCTACCTGCAAACCGCCAGCTGGTTGCTGAGCCGCTCAGGGGGCTGA